GGGCACATCCGGTGGTCTGTGGCGGAAAACTTTATCTGCGCGAACAGGATGTTCTGATGTGTTACGACGTGAAAGAATAATCCTCGATCAAGAGATCGGTCAAATAAAAAACGCTCTGTCGAAACATCTCGACAGAGCGTTTTTAAATTGTATCGTCAGCAGATCCCCTATGAATCTCAGTGGCGCGTTCAAAATCAAAGCAGTCCCTGTTGAGAGGGCTTTGCGTGACTGATGTTTTCAGAAACAGCTTAACCTGCCGCGTTCTTAAATTTGCTGAGGTCAATTTTTCCGTTCCCTTCTACGGGCAATTTTCCGTTGGGGCAATAGCGAGAACGGGCAACGCTTGAGGCGATATTATAAGTGTAAACGGCATCCTGACGAATCAGAAAAATCACAGTCCCTTTGTTCTGTGCCCCGATTTTGTCGAGCAATTCCACAAAAGGCAGACTCTTCCGCAAATCGTCTCGACGAACCCGTAAGTCTTTTGAAGGACCATCCAGAACCAGAATTCCGTTTTTCGTGCATTCAATAAACGTGGGATTCAAATCAACGCCCGTACCGCCTGGCTGAATTCTGACCTCTGCAGCAACCGGGTTTTCCCGTTTGTTTAATTCGATTTTGAGCTTATCAATTTCCTTTTGCAGCTCCATCGGATCGTCTTTAATCTCTTCAATCCGCTTTTCCAGACGATTCGCTTCTGCCAGAAGTTTTATTTTTTCTTCCGGAGAAATATCATCCGGAATTTTCTTCTTTTCCTGTTTGAGCTTCTTCAACTCTTCCAGTGCCAGAATTAAATCACGGTTCAATTTTGACAAATCTTCGATCTGACTTTTGACATCGTCTATCTTCTCCTGTTTCTCCGTGATTTTTTTCTGCTCTGATTCAAACTCTTCAACCCGTTTCCAGACATCATCCTGTTGATCCATCTGACTCAGTGCCATGGCTGTGATCATCAAGGTAAGAACTCCAATGACACACGCCAGAATACTGAGAAACGGAAACAGTGAAACCGTTTCGGATTCGCTTTTCTTTTTCTTTACCACCGTATCACCACACTCTGGTTATCGTGCTCTTCTGGAATTTCCAAACAGTCCCCAGCGTTTACGGGGGGCTTCTACCTGTTGAATGAGAACCTGCTTCTCCCCCAGATCCGTCAAAACCGTATTCAATCCGTTCAAGCCCTGCTGAACCCCATTAAAGGACTGAGTTAACACACCAGCAGCTTCGGCCATTTCCGTCGCTTCACCGTTCATTTTTTCCAGATTTACCGCATGCGCTGATTGAATTTCGGTCATTTTCTCTTCAACGGTTTCCAGCTGCTTGACCACCTGTTGTACCTGATTCAACTGTTCTTCCTGCTGGGCACGAATCTTCTCGTCAATTTTACCCCAGGATTTCATCACGGACTGCGACAGGGTACTGCCGATCCCTTCCAGTTTTTCGATCCAGGTCTGCAATTCGGCATGATGATTCGCCATTGCTTTATCGATGGTCCGCTGGATCAGGCGTCGATGATCTTTTTCATCACCGCCACCGCCAACATGATCGCTCTCCTTCAGGCGTTTCAACAGGTTTTCATTACAGTACTCATCAACCCAGTTCAGCAGATCCTCTTCTGACTTCTGCATGGAGCTGCTGGGAAACATTACCAGCATACTCATTACCAACGCGACCAGTGTGGTATCGAAGGCAGTTGATAATCCACCCGTTACGCTCCCGAGTGAATCTTTCAGCGCAGAAATATCTTCAGCCGCATCCATACCACCAGAAAAACCACCCACGGCGGCACTAATCCCGATCACAGTACCGATGAACCCGAGGATCGGAATCGCCCAGATGAAGACTTTGAGAATGGTATAACTGGAATCGACGGCAGTCGCATCAATTTCAGATTGCGACTGCAATCGGCTGGAAACCTCGGCACTGCTTTTCAAGACACTGAAATGCTCCAGTCCGCGAAGTACCCGGTTCACCAGAAAACTTTCACGTGGATCAACGGGCAGGTTTTTCACATGCTCGATGAATTTGGGAACGGTCTTTTCGGAAATCTCTTCTGAGATATCTGTCGGTAAAGTATCAAACAGCATCGAATCTTTCTGTTTGGCCAGTTTACGCGATTTCAAAATGAGAATCGTACCAGACCAACTCATCAAAAAGACCAACGCGAATGGCACCCAACCCCGATTCCAAAACAATTCTCCCAGGTAATAGCTCCGGAAAGGGAACATCAGTACGAGAAAGATAATCGAAGCCACAATGGCAATGCCCCCACTCTTGGAGAGGCTCACTTCAGTGCCATCAGCCCAACCGCTGGAGACATTCTTTTTGCCTCCCGCACGAGAAGATGATGTACCGGTGGATCTTGACCCAGTACTCGAACCGGAAGACGAAGACGAGACATCGACGGACGTGTCGATCATCGGCGTTTCCGGTTTTTTGACCAGCATCGTATGATGGCAGTAAGGGCAGCGAACTTTTTTCCCTACATTTTCATCGCGAACTTTGAGTTTTTTAGAGCATTTTTCACAGGGAAACTGGAAATACATGGAAGGAACCCCAGGGAGCTGTAATCGTTTAGTGCAGTGACATTTGATAAAGATTTCGGGCCGAAATCATTCTTACCAGTCTATCCAAGCAGTCGCAGAGTCTAAAGTCAACCGGACATCGCATTCTCTGAAACGGAACAAAGACCTTGTTTTACAAGGGTCCACCCCAAGATTGACCTGACCACATTATACAAACAGACACTTCCCGTAAGTCAATTATGAAAAATCTGTCTTCAAGCTTGTTAATTGTGATCTAAATTCACCAGAATACACGAGATAAGAACAATTCGTTATACTGGGGACAGCTCGAAGTAATTTCATCAATACATCATCTGTTCTTTACCCGACACGTTTCGAGCGGAGAGAAAATCCTTACTAATAGAAATCTAATACATGTCTACTGAATCACCAGAAACGACGAACCGCTACTGGGCCGGGTTCGATCTGGGCGGCACTAAAATGCTGGCCAAAATTTTCGATTCACAATACAAAACACTCGGAAAAAAGCGAAAAAAAACCAAAGGTCATGCAGGCGTCGAACAAGGCCTGGAACGGATGGTTCAGACGATCCATCAGGCACTGGAAGAAGCGGGGCTGACACCCAATGACTTAGCGGGAATCGGCGTTGGTTGCCCGGGACCTCTGGACTTGGACAAAGGGATTATCTTTGAAGCTCCCAACCTGGGTTGGTACAACGCCCCTGTGAAGGATCTTCTGGAAAAAGCGTTCGGCTGCCCAGTCGTCATTTGCAATGATGTGGACGCCGGCGTCTACGGTGAGTATCGCTTTGGTGCAGCAAAAGGTTCAACCTCGACCATTGGCATCTTTCCCGGTACAGGGATTGGAGGGGGAGCCGTCTACCGAGGGCATCTGATCCAGGGTAGTAAAAGCTCCTGCATGGAAATTGGACACATTAAAATATTACCCGAAGGACCGGAATGTGGTTGCGGCCAGCATGGTTGTCTGGAAGTTCTCGCCAGCCGACTGGCGATCTCCGCCGCCGCCGCCCAGGCCGCTTACCGGGGAGATGCCCCGACCCTGCGATCCATGGTCGGAACCGATATTTCGGACATTCGAAGCGGGATCCTTGCCTCCGCAATTAAGGGCGGTGACCGAAGCGTCGAAAAAATTATTCTCCGAGCGGCTGAATACATTGGTATTGCTGCCGGAAATATGGTTCATATTTTTTCTCCTGAAGTCATTGTACTGGGAGGCGGGTTGGTGGAAGCAATGCCCGACCTGTTTGTTCCAGCTGTTGCAGAAGCAACTCGCCGCAATGTGATGCCGACTTTTAAAGATTCATTTAAAGTGGTCGCCGCACAATTGGGAGATGATTCCTCAGTCATGGGGGTTGCAGCCTGGGCTCGAACCGTCATTCAGGAAACGATGTCGATAAAAAATGAAACCAGAGTATGAATACAAAAGATTCAACGCTGACTGAAACAACGACCAGTTCCAACCGTACTGACAATCGCCTGATTGCGGTCATCGATATCGGTACGGGCGCGATTCGTATGGCAATCGCTGAAATCAAAGAAGATGGAACTGTCTACGCACTGGAAAGGCTGTCACAGGCAGTCACACTGGGGAAAGATACATTCCAGACGCGCAACATTCAGAAACCGACAATGGAAGAATGCGTTCGGATTCTCAAAAGTTACCGCCGACGCCTGGATGAATATCAAATCACCCGTGACGACCAGATTCGCGTCGTCGCTACCAGTGCAGTCCGTGAAGCAGACAATCGACTGGCTTTTACCGACCGGATTTTCATTGCCACCGGTTTTGAAGTCTCTCCGCTGGATGAAGCAGAAGTCAACCGCATCACCTACCAGGGGATTCGGCCCTATCTGGCAGCAAAGCCTAATCTGGATGAAGCGCAGACCATTGTGACCGAAATCGGCGGTGGAACCACAGAACTGCTGCTGGTGCAAAACGGGAACGTTTTATTTTCCAGTAACTATCGCCTGGGGGCACTGCGTCTGCGAGAGATGCTGAAAGGCTATCGCGTACCATTGTCGAAAGAACGCACGATCATGGAAAACCAGATCGAACGCGTCATTCAGCAGATTGTCCATGAAGTACCGCCCGATAAATCCATCAAACTGGTCGTGCTGGGCGGCGATGTGCGATTTGCACTGGCACAATTACGCCCTGAAGATGAAATCCCCGATCCCGGGAATTCCCCCGATGAACTGGATCGGCTCAAAGTTTCCGAACTCAGTAAGTTTACGGATAAAATTCTGCAGAAAAATGAAGATGAGCTGGTCCAAAATTACCATCTGGCGTTCACCGACGCAGAAACGCTGGGGCCGGCTCTATTGGCTTACACCAAACTGGCCCAGGCCTATAAGCTGAAATATATTTACGTCACCAAAGCCAACTTTCGAGACGGGCTGCTCAAAGAAATGGCAGACCAGAGCACCTGGTCGGACGAATTTTACACACAGGTCATCCGTTCGACGATCGACTTTGGTAAGCGTTTTGATTTTGATGAAACGCACGCACGCCATGTCGCATTTCTGGCTGATACCCTGTTCCAGTCACTGCAAAATGAACACAAGCTCGATTTACGGAATCGACTACTGCTATACACGGCCGCGTTATTGCATGAAATCGGAATCTATGTGAATCAACGCGGTTACCATAAACACTCGATGTATTTAATCAGTAATGGGAATCTGTTTGGACTGGGACAGTCCGATTTATTACTGGTTGCGTTAATCGCGCGCTACCATCGGCGAGCCTCCCCCAAAGCAACGCATGAAGGCTATTCCACGCTGGATCGTTTCAGCCGGATCGCCATCGCCAAGATGGCAGCAATCCTGCGGGTCGCCGATGCGTTGGATTATTCCTACAGTCAACGCGTTCAGGAAATTGAGTGCGAGATCGTGAAAGGGCAGTTAATCATCTCCATTCCCCATGTAGAAGATGTCTCTCTGGAACAAATCGCCTTGGTCGAAAAAGGTCCGTTGTTTGAAGAAGTCTTCGGACTCCAGGTACATTTGCGGAAAAAATAACAAGAACAATTCGTAGCAGCGACATTAGCTCCTGTCGCTGCCCCATGAACAGAATAAACTTACTTATATTACAGGTTGCGCATGGCCCCTAAAGCTTCGAAATATCTCAACCGAGAATTAAGCTGGCTGGAATTTAATCAGCGGGTACTGGATGAAGCCCATGATCCCCAAATTCCGCTACTGGAACGCCTGAAATTTCTGGCCATTACCAGTTCGAACCTTGATGAATTCTTCATGGTCCGAGTGGGGGGGCTCAATTTATTACAGGCCAGCGGAAATAAAAGTACCGATCCGTCAGGTATGACGCCTAAAGAAACACTGGACGCCATCAGCCTGCGTGCACATAAAATGATGGTGGAACAATATCAGTGTTTACTTGAGGAAATTGAACCTCCGCTGGCAGAATCCGGCTTCCAAAGGGTCAACCCACAAGAACTGACAGACGCGCAACGGCGGATTGTCGAACATGTTTTCAGAGATGAAATCTATTCCGTATTGACACCGATGGCGGTGACGTCTGAAACAGACTTTCCGTATCTTGTAAATCATACCTTGAATATCGTGGTCCGGCTGGGGCCCGATGAAAAGTCAGAAACGCCACAGGATCGGTTTGCCGTCATCCCTTTTGGAAGAACAGAATTTCGGTTTATCACACTCCCCTCAGAAGGCGGCTATCAATATCTGCCAATGGAAGATGCTGTCTGCCTGTTTATCGAACAGTATTTTCGGGGAGAGCATGTACTGGAGAGCATCCCGTTCCGTGTCACCAAAAATGCTGACGTCAGCCTGCAGGATGAATTCGCATCAGATCTGCTGCATCAAATGGAGGATATGCTCGATCAACGGAAACAGGGAGACTGCATTCGGCTGGAAATCGCCGAAGCCGTTTCTGTAGAGACGCTGGAATTTCTGGAACGTGGCTTAGGCGTCCTGGATGAAAATGTCTACCGGATACCCGGGCCGCTGGATCTCACCGCGTATATGAGACTGACTGATATCTCCGGATTCGATGCGCAAAAAGATGTGAACTGGCCGCCTCAACCTTCACCGGAAGTAAATCCTCGCATCAGCATGTTCGAGAATATTTCCCGTCAGGACATTCTGTTATGCCATCCTTATGAAAGCTTCGAACCGGTTGTCCGCTTGATTGAAGAAGCTGCAATGGACCCGGACGTCCTGGCGATTAAACAGATTTTATATCGGACCAGTAAACGCAGCCCGATCGTCGCTGCCCTGATTCGTGCTGCCGAACAAGGCAAGCACGTCACCGCCATTGTGGAACTGAAAGCACGCTTCGATGAAGCACGCAACATCGAATGGGCCAAAAACCTTGAGCATGCCGGCGTGCAGGTCATCTACGGCGTCAAAGGACTCAAGACACACGCCAAAATCTGCTGCATCGTCCGCCGGGAGCCACAGGGAATTCAGCGCTATCTGCACTTCGGTACGGGCAATTACAACGATGCCACCTCGAAAATTTACAGCGACATCAGTTACTTTACGCGCGATGAAGTTTTAGCCTCAGATGCGATCAACTTCTTCAATTCGATTACCGGTTATTCTTTACCCCAGAAATATCAGAAGCTGGAAGCAGCTCCCATCAGCTTGAGGGATAAAATTCTAGATCTGATTCACCACGAAACCGAACGTAAAAAACAGGGACAGAAAGCGCGGATTATCGCCAAGGTCAATTCACTGGTTGACCCGGAAATCATCGATGCCTTATACGAAGCGTCCGAAGCGGGTGTGAAAATCAAACTGAACATTCGCGGCATCTGCTGTTTGCGACCGGGTGTTTCTAAATTGAGCAAGAATATTGAAGTCGTCAGTATCATCGACCGCTTCCTGGAACACGCGCGGATTCTGTATTTCTATCACGGCGGAGACGAGCGGGTTTTCATTTCCAGTGCTGACTGGATGCCACGCAACCTGGATCGTCGCGTGGAACTACTGGTTCCCATTGAAGAAGAAAACTGTCACCGCAAAGTCGTCAAAATTCTCAACACCTATTTTGAAGATAACGCCAAGGCCCGTGTGCTGAAAAGTGACGGCGCTTACGAACGCATTACGCCGAGCAAGGAAAAGAACCTCGTCCGCTGTCAAGAAGTGCTGTATGAAGAAGCGGTGGCGGCAATCAAGCAGGCAGAAAAAGCGGGCCGTACTGTGTTTGAACCGCACATGGCGCCTGAAGATCAGAAATAGCCCGAACCACTTTCTGTCCGCTCGTGTCAGTACACAGGAAATCAGTACTTTTTTGCAGAGTGAATCCCCTGATTATTGATCTCCGTGAATTTCTGATGAATTGATAAATCCATATCCCATTCAGACAGAATAAGTTACGGCTGACAACAATTCCCGGTTCCGAGAATTTCCTGCGGTTCACTACAAAAAGGTATTGCCTCTTTTGGGGGAATGGTAAAAATACAAGTAGATCATGTATCGCACCCACGCAGTGCGATAAAACTAAAGCCTGTGTTCTAGTTGGAGCTACAAACCGATGAAGAAACAGGGAGTTTATCCAAGAAAAGGAGGTGATTGAGTGGACAGTTATTGTTGTAGCCAGAAAGGTGGTTGTTCTTAGCGACTACTGGCGGGTTGTCATCGACAACCACCACTCGTGAGGATCACCTCGATCCTAACGAAAATTGAACAGAGGCTGACTTGCCTGAGCGTAGGTCAGCCTCTCTTTTTTAATGTATGAAGTGCCTGCAAAAAAACAGCACCGGATTTTCGATCCGATGCTGTTTTGTTTTACTATTCTTCTGAGGTGGCGTGTTTGCCTTAGACCTCGTTGGGTACAACAAAGGGCTTGCGGTATTCACGTGTCAGATATTTATCTGCTTCCGAATCATTCACAAACTGCTCCGTCTTGGGATCGAAGTTCAGTTGACGTCCCAAGCGAAACGCAATGTTCCCCAGATGGGCAATTCCGGAACTGGTGTGAGCCGTCTCGACAGGACCATTTAAAGTCTCTGCTTTACGTGAACGGACGGCGTCCAGGAAGTTCGTAAAGTGCAGGTCGACGGGATCATCGCCGCTGTTCTTGGGACCAGGTTCTCCTTTTTGTCCCAGGAAGATTTCATAAGAGTTATATCCCTTCACAACCATATAACCTTCAGAACCATAGAAGATATTCCCCACTGTGGCGCCCCCTTCGCTGTTGGTCATCCAGGGTCGTACTTCAAACTGAATCATTTTGTTTTCTTCAGGATAGAAGTAGTTGGTGGAAAGCACTTCCGGAGTCACCTTATCATCATCCCAGAGGAACTTGCCTCCCATGGCGGTGATTTGCGATGGCAGCTTGACATCCAGTCCCCACAGGCACATATCAGTTTCATGCACGCCCTGGTTTCCGACGTCGCCGTTCCCATAATCCCAGGTCCAGTGCCAGTTATAGTGCACCAGACGGCGGGAGAAATTGGTTTCCTGAGCCGGCCCCTGCCAGAGATTCCAGTCAAGGAAATCTGGTGCCTTCTCATCCGGTTTGTGTCCGATTGAGGGTCGCCAGCGGAAGACCAGACCGCGGGCCATATACACATCTCCAATAGTCCCTTTACGAAGATGTTCCACACCTTCCTGGATCGCAGGCTGACTGCGAAGCTGAACGCCGTGCTGCACGATCCGTTTGTATTTCTTTGCCGCCTCAATCATTTTGCGACCTTCGAACAGATTATGTGAACCCGGTTTTTCCACATAAACGTCTTTACCGGCCTGACAGGCCCAGATCGTTGCCAGCGAATGCCAGTGATTGGGAGTCGCTACCGTCACAACATCAATGTCATCCCGGTCGAACACCTTTCGCATGTCCGTTTCCGTTTCGACTTTCCGACCGTATGTTTTCTCAAATTCCGCAGCACGTTTTGCCAGAACCTGTTCGTCAGGATCGCAGAGCAACACGACATCAGCGCCTTCAATATCGCCAATGGCTTTGATATGTCTACGACCGCGGCCATTGACTCCCAGAACGGCAACTCTGATTTTTCCGTTCACATCGGCGCGTGCCGTGTTCCCCAGCAACGACGTCGCCGCCACTGCCCCTGCGCTGGTTTGAAGAAAATTACGTCGTGTGACTTCACTCATGATTTATCCTTTA
This window of the Gimesia fumaroli genome carries:
- a CDS encoding PALP domain-containing protein, giving the protein MVKKKKSESETVSLFPFLSILACVIGVLTLMITAMALSQMDQQDDVWKRVEEFESEQKKITEKQEKIDDVKSQIEDLSKLNRDLILALEELKKLKQEKKKIPDDISPEEKIKLLAEANRLEKRIEEIKDDPMELQKEIDKLKIELNKRENPVAAEVRIQPGGTGVDLNPTFIECTKNGILVLDGPSKDLRVRRDDLRKSLPFVELLDKIGAQNKGTVIFLIRQDAVYTYNIASSVARSRYCPNGKLPVEGNGKIDLSKFKNAAG
- a CDS encoding MotA/TolQ/ExbB proton channel family protein, producing the protein MYFQFPCEKCSKKLKVRDENVGKKVRCPYCHHTMLVKKPETPMIDTSVDVSSSSSGSSTGSRSTGTSSSRAGGKKNVSSGWADGTEVSLSKSGGIAIVASIIFLVLMFPFRSYYLGELFWNRGWVPFALVFLMSWSGTILILKSRKLAKQKDSMLFDTLPTDISEEISEKTVPKFIEHVKNLPVDPRESFLVNRVLRGLEHFSVLKSSAEVSSRLQSQSEIDATAVDSSYTILKVFIWAIPILGFIGTVIGISAAVGGFSGGMDAAEDISALKDSLGSVTGGLSTAFDTTLVALVMSMLVMFPSSSMQKSEEDLLNWVDEYCNENLLKRLKESDHVGGGGDEKDHRRLIQRTIDKAMANHHAELQTWIEKLEGIGSTLSQSVMKSWGKIDEKIRAQQEEQLNQVQQVVKQLETVEEKMTEIQSAHAVNLEKMNGEATEMAEAAGVLTQSFNGVQQGLNGLNTVLTDLGEKQVLIQQVEAPRKRWGLFGNSRRAR
- a CDS encoding ROK family protein, whose product is MSTESPETTNRYWAGFDLGGTKMLAKIFDSQYKTLGKKRKKTKGHAGVEQGLERMVQTIHQALEEAGLTPNDLAGIGVGCPGPLDLDKGIIFEAPNLGWYNAPVKDLLEKAFGCPVVICNDVDAGVYGEYRFGAAKGSTSTIGIFPGTGIGGGAVYRGHLIQGSKSSCMEIGHIKILPEGPECGCGQHGCLEVLASRLAISAAAAQAAYRGDAPTLRSMVGTDISDIRSGILASAIKGGDRSVEKIILRAAEYIGIAAGNMVHIFSPEVIVLGGGLVEAMPDLFVPAVAEATRRNVMPTFKDSFKVVAAQLGDDSSVMGVAAWARTVIQETMSIKNETRV
- a CDS encoding Ppx/GppA phosphatase family protein, encoding MNTKDSTLTETTTSSNRTDNRLIAVIDIGTGAIRMAIAEIKEDGTVYALERLSQAVTLGKDTFQTRNIQKPTMEECVRILKSYRRRLDEYQITRDDQIRVVATSAVREADNRLAFTDRIFIATGFEVSPLDEAEVNRITYQGIRPYLAAKPNLDEAQTIVTEIGGGTTELLLVQNGNVLFSSNYRLGALRLREMLKGYRVPLSKERTIMENQIERVIQQIVHEVPPDKSIKLVVLGGDVRFALAQLRPEDEIPDPGNSPDELDRLKVSELSKFTDKILQKNEDELVQNYHLAFTDAETLGPALLAYTKLAQAYKLKYIYVTKANFRDGLLKEMADQSTWSDEFYTQVIRSTIDFGKRFDFDETHARHVAFLADTLFQSLQNEHKLDLRNRLLLYTAALLHEIGIYVNQRGYHKHSMYLISNGNLFGLGQSDLLLVALIARYHRRASPKATHEGYSTLDRFSRIAIAKMAAILRVADALDYSYSQRVQEIECEIVKGQLIISIPHVEDVSLEQIALVEKGPLFEEVFGLQVHLRKK
- the ppk1 gene encoding polyphosphate kinase 1; translated protein: MAPKASKYLNRELSWLEFNQRVLDEAHDPQIPLLERLKFLAITSSNLDEFFMVRVGGLNLLQASGNKSTDPSGMTPKETLDAISLRAHKMMVEQYQCLLEEIEPPLAESGFQRVNPQELTDAQRRIVEHVFRDEIYSVLTPMAVTSETDFPYLVNHTLNIVVRLGPDEKSETPQDRFAVIPFGRTEFRFITLPSEGGYQYLPMEDAVCLFIEQYFRGEHVLESIPFRVTKNADVSLQDEFASDLLHQMEDMLDQRKQGDCIRLEIAEAVSVETLEFLERGLGVLDENVYRIPGPLDLTAYMRLTDISGFDAQKDVNWPPQPSPEVNPRISMFENISRQDILLCHPYESFEPVVRLIEEAAMDPDVLAIKQILYRTSKRSPIVAALIRAAEQGKHVTAIVELKARFDEARNIEWAKNLEHAGVQVIYGVKGLKTHAKICCIVRREPQGIQRYLHFGTGNYNDATSKIYSDISYFTRDEVLASDAINFFNSITGYSLPQKYQKLEAAPISLRDKILDLIHHETERKKQGQKARIIAKVNSLVDPEIIDALYEASEAGVKIKLNIRGICCLRPGVSKLSKNIEVVSIIDRFLEHARILYFYHGGDERVFISSADWMPRNLDRRVELLVPIEEENCHRKVVKILNTYFEDNAKARVLKSDGAYERITPSKEKNLVRCQEVLYEEAVAAIKQAEKAGRTVFEPHMAPEDQK
- a CDS encoding Gfo/Idh/MocA family oxidoreductase; the protein is MSEVTRRNFLQTSAGAVAATSLLGNTARADVNGKIRVAVLGVNGRGRRHIKAIGDIEGADVVLLCDPDEQVLAKRAAEFEKTYGRKVETETDMRKVFDRDDIDVVTVATPNHWHSLATIWACQAGKDVYVEKPGSHNLFEGRKMIEAAKKYKRIVQHGVQLRSQPAIQEGVEHLRKGTIGDVYMARGLVFRWRPSIGHKPDEKAPDFLDWNLWQGPAQETNFSRRLVHYNWHWTWDYGNGDVGNQGVHETDMCLWGLDVKLPSQITAMGGKFLWDDDKVTPEVLSTNYFYPEENKMIQFEVRPWMTNSEGGATVGNIFYGSEGYMVVKGYNSYEIFLGQKGEPGPKNSGDDPVDLHFTNFLDAVRSRKAETLNGPVETAHTSSGIAHLGNIAFRLGRQLNFDPKTEQFVNDSEADKYLTREYRKPFVVPNEV